In a single window of the Terrirubrum flagellatum genome:
- a CDS encoding malate/lactate/ureidoglycolate dehydrogenase, producing the protein MPARRVTSHTIANSEIIFMADDKLVFRRDAIHAYCRALFEKAGWSPRDAAITADHLVAADLSGHPSHGMGMVPAYVDAIERGALKPSNTLSEKLRAGALLVLNGDTALGQVAGHDATEAALKIAGEHGIALVNLIQAHHIGRIGTYAEQAAAAGMIGLFWVNVVTTRPAVAPFGGREKRYGTNPQAIGIPRLGAQPFLLDFATSRIAVGKTRVAWLAGRKVTFGALLDRDGRPTDDPNVIFPDSTGAVTPFGEHKGYGLAMVSELLSSILGGGETIAESRDKETIHNSMLAIVIDPAKFADIAGDWRARVERFIGWVKSSAPSEGSKEVLAPGDPEFRARAEAGDKVSYDPGSWTVIADAGRRVGLADAQIPKPL; encoded by the coding sequence ATGCCTGCCCGCCGCGTGACGTCGCATACGATCGCGAATTCAGAGATCATCTTCATGGCTGACGACAAGCTTGTTTTCCGGCGCGACGCTATCCACGCCTATTGCCGCGCTCTGTTCGAAAAGGCTGGCTGGTCGCCGCGCGACGCTGCAATCACCGCCGATCATCTTGTTGCCGCTGATCTCTCAGGCCACCCCTCGCACGGAATGGGCATGGTTCCCGCCTATGTCGATGCGATCGAGCGCGGCGCGCTGAAGCCGTCCAACACGCTCAGCGAGAAGCTGCGCGCCGGCGCTTTGCTCGTGCTCAACGGCGACACCGCGCTGGGACAGGTCGCCGGACATGACGCGACCGAGGCCGCGCTGAAGATCGCGGGCGAGCACGGCATCGCGCTCGTCAATCTCATCCAGGCCCATCACATCGGCCGCATCGGAACCTACGCCGAGCAGGCGGCGGCGGCAGGGATGATCGGCCTCTTCTGGGTTAACGTCGTCACCACGCGCCCCGCCGTCGCGCCGTTCGGCGGACGCGAGAAGCGCTACGGCACCAACCCGCAGGCGATCGGCATTCCACGCCTGGGCGCGCAACCCTTCCTGCTCGATTTCGCCACCAGCCGGATCGCCGTCGGCAAGACGCGCGTCGCCTGGCTTGCCGGCAGGAAGGTCACCTTCGGCGCGCTTCTCGACAGGGATGGACGCCCGACCGACGACCCCAATGTGATCTTCCCGGATTCGACCGGCGCGGTGACGCCGTTCGGCGAGCACAAGGGCTACGGCCTCGCCATGGTGAGCGAATTGCTGTCTTCGATCCTTGGCGGCGGCGAGACGATTGCGGAATCCCGCGACAAGGAGACGATCCACAATTCGATGCTCGCGATCGTGATTGATCCCGCGAAATTCGCCGACATCGCCGGCGACTGGCGCGCGCGCGTCGAGCGCTTCATCGGCTGGGTGAAATCCTCCGCGCCATCGGAAGGCTCAAAGGAGGTTCTCGCGCCGGGCGATCCGGAGTTTCGCGCGCGTGCGGAAGCCGGCGACAAGGTGAGTTACGATCCCGGAAGCTGGACCGTGATCGCGGACGCCGGCCGACGCGTCGGACTCGCTGACGCGCAGATTCCGAAACCGCTTTAG
- a CDS encoding UxaA family hydrolase produces the protein MDADPRLLLLHPDDNVFVARDQIAKGESIAIGGRKHELDFDLRLGHKIARRDIAAGERILKYGAPIGRATRAIATGEHVHVHNVVSDYTPTYVIENGGKAA, from the coding sequence ATGGACGCCGACCCGCGCCTTCTCCTGCTGCACCCCGACGACAATGTGTTCGTCGCGCGCGACCAGATCGCGAAAGGCGAGAGTATTGCGATCGGCGGCCGCAAGCATGAACTCGATTTCGATCTGCGTCTTGGCCACAAGATCGCGCGTCGCGACATCGCTGCGGGTGAGCGCATCCTGAAATATGGCGCGCCGATCGGGCGCGCCACGCGCGCCATCGCGACGGGCGAGCATGTCCATGTCCACAATGTCGTCAGCGACTACACGCCGACCTATGTGATCGAGAATGGAGGCAAGGCGGCATGA
- a CDS encoding aspartate/glutamate racemase family protein, with the protein MRLLLINPNTSESITDLVANAARRAAAPGTEIIGVTAAFGARYIGSRAAAAIAGHAALDAYARHGEGADGVMLACFGDPGLLALREASHAPVTGMAEASCHVACTLGQRFSIITGGLRWGPMLEEFVAMIGLKDRLASVRTVAPTGAEIAANPEAAYALLADACNAAIEKDGADIVILGGAGLLGIAEKIADRASAPLIDCMQATMGALEAMVRVNARKAERGPLAKAPPVETIGLPPALTKLMAD; encoded by the coding sequence ATGCGGCTTCTTCTGATCAATCCCAACACCAGCGAAAGCATCACCGATCTCGTCGCCAATGCGGCGCGACGCGCCGCGGCTCCGGGAACGGAGATCATCGGCGTCACGGCGGCTTTCGGCGCGCGCTATATCGGCTCGCGCGCCGCCGCGGCGATCGCCGGCCACGCCGCGCTCGACGCCTATGCGCGCCACGGCGAAGGCGCCGATGGCGTGATGCTGGCCTGCTTCGGCGATCCCGGCCTGCTTGCGCTTCGCGAAGCCTCGCATGCTCCGGTGACGGGGATGGCGGAGGCGTCCTGCCATGTCGCCTGCACGCTCGGCCAACGCTTCTCGATCATCACAGGCGGCCTGCGCTGGGGGCCAATGCTGGAAGAGTTCGTTGCGATGATCGGACTGAAGGACCGGCTCGCGAGCGTGCGCACCGTCGCGCCCACCGGCGCGGAGATCGCCGCCAACCCCGAAGCCGCCTACGCGCTGCTCGCAGACGCCTGCAACGCCGCGATCGAGAAGGATGGGGCAGACATCGTCATCCTCGGCGGCGCCGGGCTCCTTGGCATCGCTGAGAAAATCGCCGACCGCGCGTCCGCGCCGCTGATCGATTGCATGCAGGCGACCATGGGAGCTTTGGAGGCAATGGTCCGCGTCAACGCGCGCAAGGCGGAACGCGGTCCGCTCGCCAAGGCGCCGCCGGTCGAAACGATCGGCCTGCCTCCGGCGCTGACGAAATTGATGGCGGATTGA
- a CDS encoding ABC transporter substrate-binding protein: MKKLIAAALASVSLALVAPAKAQEVLNVWWVKGFYKSEDDALYAAIKKFEEKSKVKVELSQYPVQDMIPKTVAAIDSGSVPDVAYADVYDFQVTGKWAFDGILEDVSGVINPIKDRFAPNTIETTFLYNDKTKAKAYYAFPLKQQTMHIELWLDMLQQAGFKESDIPKDWKGYWAFWCDKVQPAYRRASGTRNFGIGQPLGVDSSDSFYSFLTFMDAYNVKLVDDNGKLLVDDPKVKEGLANALKDYTEPYTKGCVPPSATSWKDPDNNVAFHNKTTVLTHNATISIAAKWLDDANNEALKPEERAQAKKNYDELIRTAGFPNKPDGTPMRYRTAVKTGVIFANAKNKARAKEFVTFLLEEENLGPYVEGALGRWFPVTKAGQEKPFWQADPHRRSVYNQYKDGTVTFEFTKNYKFTVLNNENVWAKAMNRIINEKIPVDKATDELIARIKQVAG; encoded by the coding sequence ATGAAGAAATTGATCGCAGCGGCGCTGGCGTCCGTCTCGCTCGCGCTCGTCGCGCCGGCGAAAGCGCAGGAAGTCCTCAATGTCTGGTGGGTGAAGGGCTTCTACAAGTCAGAAGATGACGCGCTCTACGCGGCCATCAAGAAGTTCGAGGAAAAGTCGAAGGTCAAGGTCGAGCTGTCGCAATATCCTGTCCAGGACATGATTCCGAAGACGGTGGCGGCGATCGATTCGGGCTCGGTGCCTGACGTGGCCTATGCCGACGTCTACGACTTCCAGGTCACGGGCAAATGGGCGTTCGACGGCATTCTCGAAGATGTCTCCGGCGTCATCAATCCGATCAAGGATCGCTTCGCGCCGAACACGATCGAGACGACGTTCCTCTACAACGACAAGACCAAGGCGAAGGCCTATTACGCCTTTCCGCTGAAGCAGCAGACGATGCATATCGAGCTCTGGCTCGACATGCTGCAGCAGGCCGGATTCAAGGAAAGCGACATTCCGAAGGACTGGAAAGGCTATTGGGCTTTCTGGTGCGACAAGGTGCAGCCAGCCTATCGCCGCGCGTCCGGCACGCGCAATTTCGGCATCGGCCAGCCGCTCGGCGTCGATTCCAGCGACAGTTTCTATTCGTTCCTGACCTTCATGGACGCCTACAACGTCAAGCTGGTCGACGATAACGGCAAGCTGCTTGTCGACGATCCCAAGGTGAAGGAAGGCCTCGCCAACGCGCTGAAGGATTACACCGAGCCTTACACCAAGGGCTGCGTGCCGCCGTCGGCGACAAGCTGGAAGGATCCTGATAACAACGTCGCCTTCCACAACAAGACGACCGTGCTTACCCACAATGCGACGATCTCGATCGCCGCGAAGTGGCTCGATGACGCCAACAACGAAGCGCTGAAGCCGGAAGAGCGGGCGCAGGCCAAGAAGAATTATGACGAGCTGATCCGCACGGCCGGCTTCCCGAACAAGCCGGACGGCACGCCGATGCGCTATCGCACCGCAGTCAAAACGGGTGTCATCTTCGCCAATGCCAAGAACAAGGCGCGCGCGAAGGAGTTCGTGACCTTCCTGCTTGAGGAAGAGAATCTCGGACCTTATGTGGAAGGCGCGCTCGGCCGCTGGTTCCCGGTGACGAAGGCAGGTCAGGAAAAGCCGTTCTGGCAGGCTGATCCGCATCGCCGCTCGGTCTACAATCAGTACAAGGACGGCACGGTGACGTTCGAATTCACCAAGAATTACAAGTTCACCGTGCTCAACAACGAGAACGTCTGGGCGAAGGCGATGAACCGGATCATCAATGAGAAGATTCCGGTCGATAAAGCCACGGATGAACTGATCGCCCGCATCAAGCAGGTCGCGGGCTGA
- a CDS encoding amidase — translation MSAASNDPALWTLSEALTALKRKRVSSLELTKACLARIERIAPKLNAFLSVDAEAALKAARAADRARAKGDKLPLLGIPLAHKDMFARKGRTMSRGARQSFAPDVEDATVIARLAAAGALHLGPLHMNEFAFGPTGHNVHDGPARNAWDVTRITGGSSSGSATSVAARLIYGALGSDTGGSVRMPAHFCGVTGLKTSYGRVSRAGAMPLSFTLDTIGPLARSAEDAAWLLSVIAGVDPRDATVPDIAVPKPPSAKAPAAGMTIGVPDAYYNEGLDPSVAKVVEDTLATFKSLKVKIKPVKLPDQRRVNAACQVVIGVEATAIHKSMLIDSPEKYGAQVRNRLQNGFGFSGVEYVEAMRFRSFALAEYLAATKGCDAILVPTCPTPAPTIEETDVGGAPGAEAIIQQITRYTRPANILGLPSLTIPCGFSEDGMPIGLQLMGAPFAEATLLALGGAFQGATDYHLRIPPVD, via the coding sequence ATGAGCGCCGCCTCGAACGATCCCGCGCTCTGGACGCTGAGCGAGGCGCTGACGGCGCTGAAACGCAAGCGCGTGTCTTCGCTGGAGCTGACGAAAGCCTGTCTTGCGCGCATCGAGCGTATCGCGCCGAAACTCAACGCCTTTCTTTCCGTCGATGCGGAGGCGGCGCTGAAGGCGGCGCGCGCTGCTGATCGCGCGCGGGCGAAGGGCGATAAGCTTCCGCTGCTCGGAATTCCGCTCGCTCATAAGGATATGTTCGCGCGCAAGGGGCGGACGATGTCGCGCGGCGCGCGGCAGAGTTTTGCGCCCGACGTCGAGGACGCGACCGTGATCGCGCGTCTCGCCGCGGCGGGCGCGCTGCATCTTGGCCCGCTGCACATGAATGAGTTCGCGTTCGGACCGACCGGGCACAATGTCCATGACGGCCCCGCGCGCAACGCCTGGGATGTGACGCGCATCACCGGCGGATCATCTTCGGGATCGGCGACGTCGGTTGCGGCGCGGTTGATCTATGGCGCGTTGGGCTCTGACACCGGCGGCTCCGTACGTATGCCGGCGCATTTCTGCGGCGTGACCGGCCTCAAGACGAGCTATGGCCGCGTGTCGCGCGCCGGCGCCATGCCGCTCTCCTTCACGCTCGACACGATCGGTCCGCTGGCGAGAAGCGCCGAGGACGCCGCCTGGCTTCTCTCCGTGATCGCAGGCGTCGATCCGCGCGACGCGACTGTTCCTGACATCGCGGTTCCAAAACCACCCTCGGCGAAGGCGCCTGCGGCGGGCATGACAATCGGCGTTCCCGACGCCTACTACAATGAGGGCCTCGATCCCTCGGTCGCCAAGGTGGTTGAGGACACGCTCGCTACGTTCAAATCACTCAAGGTGAAGATCAAGCCGGTCAAGCTGCCGGATCAGCGTCGCGTCAATGCGGCGTGCCAGGTCGTCATCGGCGTCGAGGCGACGGCGATCCATAAATCCATGCTGATCGACTCGCCGGAGAAATATGGCGCGCAGGTGCGCAACCGGCTGCAGAACGGGTTCGGCTTTTCAGGTGTCGAATATGTCGAGGCGATGCGCTTCCGCAGTTTCGCGCTCGCAGAATATCTCGCGGCGACGAAGGGATGCGACGCGATCCTTGTTCCGACCTGCCCGACGCCTGCGCCGACGATCGAGGAGACCGATGTGGGCGGCGCGCCGGGCGCCGAGGCGATCATCCAGCAGATCACGCGCTATACGAGGCCGGCGAACATTCTCGGCCTGCCGTCGCTGACGATCCCGTGCGGCTTCTCCGAGGATGGAATGCCGATCGGATTGCAGCTCATGGGGGCGCCTTTCGCCGAAGCGACGTTGCTCGCGCTTGGCGGCGCATTCCAGGGCGCGACGGACTACCATCTCCGTATTCCGCCAGTTGATTGA
- a CDS encoding GntR family transcriptional regulator has product MIYLIGVRSVKADMDQRLETRKGGETLAERAYRLLEERIVTLKLAPGAWVTEQELASQAGLGRTPVREAVQKLIGEGLVIVYPRRGMLISDISPIDVFQALDTRMALERLQARDAALRGKPAERKMALEYAGKMRSFCKSGGDAAIDDYLAMDNAADALLATAASNPFTSKALQPLQSISRRAWFRFCRDADLASAATLHADLLDAVAEAQAERAAAAAGDLVEHVRDAIRAGLRAG; this is encoded by the coding sequence GTGATATATCTGATAGGCGTGCGGAGCGTCAAGGCCGATATGGATCAGCGGCTCGAAACGAGGAAGGGAGGCGAGACGCTGGCCGAGCGGGCCTATCGCCTGCTCGAGGAGCGGATCGTCACGCTGAAGCTCGCGCCGGGCGCCTGGGTCACGGAGCAGGAGTTGGCCTCGCAGGCGGGTCTTGGACGCACACCGGTGCGCGAGGCGGTGCAGAAGCTCATCGGCGAAGGTCTTGTCATCGTCTATCCCCGCCGCGGCATGCTCATTTCCGACATCAGCCCGATCGATGTGTTTCAGGCGCTGGATACGCGCATGGCGCTGGAGCGGCTTCAGGCGCGGGACGCGGCGCTGCGAGGGAAGCCGGCGGAACGAAAAATGGCCTTGGAATATGCAGGAAAAATGCGATCTTTCTGCAAATCCGGCGGCGACGCCGCAATCGACGACTATCTCGCGATGGACAACGCCGCCGACGCGCTGCTGGCGACGGCGGCGAGCAATCCGTTCACGAGCAAGGCGTTGCAACCCCTGCAGTCGATCTCGCGTCGCGCCTGGTTCCGTTTCTGCCGCGACGCCGATCTCGCGTCGGCGGCTACGCTGCACGCCGATCTGCTGGACGCGGTGGCTGAGGCGCAGGCTGAGAGGGCGGCGGCCGCCGCCGGCGACCTCGTCGAGCATGTGCGAGACGCCATCCGCGCGGGATTGCGCGCCGGTTGA
- a CDS encoding dihydrodipicolinate synthase family protein translates to MAANLWTGVFPAVTTRFTEDDRLDIAEMEKSFALQVKAGVDGLIVCGSLGEASTLDPEEKLEILGVARRVAAGRIPVLLTIMESSTRKGCSLAEKATKQGVDGFMVLPGAPYKSDARETITHYRAVAKAGGKPVMIYINPVAYGVDITPAMLVEMADEPLFAAVKESSDDVRRVTKIFNACGDRYRVFTGVDNLALESFSVGAQGWVAGLVCAFPEETVAIWRLSQQGRFAEATQIYRWFQPLLDLDVSTKLVQNIKLVEALVTGTNDRCRAPRLPVIGAERAHIEAVVKKALATRPDLSGLSKAA, encoded by the coding sequence ATGGCCGCGAACCTCTGGACCGGCGTGTTTCCCGCCGTCACCACCCGATTCACCGAGGATGACAGGCTCGACATCGCCGAAATGGAGAAGAGCTTCGCGCTGCAGGTGAAGGCCGGCGTCGACGGCCTCATCGTCTGCGGCTCGCTCGGCGAGGCCTCGACGCTCGATCCCGAGGAAAAGCTGGAGATCCTTGGAGTAGCGCGCCGCGTCGCCGCCGGCCGCATCCCGGTGCTGCTGACGATCATGGAAAGCTCGACCCGCAAGGGCTGCTCGCTCGCGGAGAAGGCTACGAAGCAGGGCGTCGACGGCTTCATGGTGCTGCCCGGCGCGCCCTACAAGTCCGACGCGCGCGAGACCATCACGCATTATCGCGCCGTGGCGAAGGCCGGCGGCAAACCGGTGATGATCTACATCAATCCCGTTGCCTACGGCGTCGACATCACGCCGGCGATGTTGGTCGAGATGGCGGATGAGCCGCTCTTCGCCGCGGTGAAGGAATCGTCCGATGACGTGCGCCGCGTGACCAAAATCTTCAACGCTTGCGGCGATCGCTATCGCGTCTTCACCGGCGTCGACAATCTCGCGCTCGAAAGCTTCTCCGTCGGCGCGCAAGGCTGGGTCGCCGGCCTCGTCTGCGCGTTCCCCGAGGAAACGGTCGCGATCTGGCGGCTGTCGCAGCAGGGTCGTTTCGCGGAAGCGACGCAGATCTATCGCTGGTTCCAGCCGCTGCTTGATCTCGATGTCTCGACCAAGCTCGTGCAGAATATCAAGCTGGTCGAAGCGCTGGTCACGGGCACGAACGATCGCTGCCGCGCGCCGCGTCTCCCGGTGATCGGCGCCGAACGTGCGCATATTGAAGCCGTGGTGAAGAAGGCGCTGGCGACGCGGCCGGATCTCTCCGGCCTCAGCAAAGCGGCGTGA
- a CDS encoding UxaA family hydrolase: MSAAAKLSPAPIRGYLRADGRKGLRNVVIVAYLVECAHHVAREIALPLRDQDVHVIGFPGCYPNPYAQKMMERLATHPNVGAALLVSLGCESFDKYGLERAVRASGRPLKTLVIQAVGGTRRTIEEGRAWGAEQRAALDAMATVPMRLDELVIGTVCGGSDGTSGITGNPAAGRAFDQLVDAGAACIFEETGELIGCEHIMAARAATPDLARELEGSVAKAARYYATLGYGSFAVGNADGGLSTIEEKSMGAYAKSGSSKISGLLKPGDIPPRGGLYLLDVVPDGEVRFGFPNINDNAEIAELMACGAHVNLFITGRGSVVGSAISPVIKICANPETYRRMEDDMDVDAGRILQGRATLDQVGSEIVDLIVGLGNGARTKSEAMGHQEFILTYKSFEPIGPSCLPAA, encoded by the coding sequence ATGAGCGCGGCGGCGAAGCTTTCTCCTGCGCCGATACGCGGCTATCTCCGCGCCGACGGCCGCAAGGGGCTGCGCAATGTGGTGATCGTCGCCTATCTCGTGGAATGCGCTCATCATGTCGCGCGCGAGATCGCCTTGCCGCTGCGCGATCAGGACGTGCATGTCATCGGATTTCCCGGTTGCTATCCCAATCCTTACGCCCAGAAGATGATGGAGCGATTGGCGACCCATCCCAATGTCGGCGCGGCGCTGCTGGTTTCGTTGGGCTGCGAGAGTTTCGACAAATACGGCCTCGAACGCGCCGTGCGCGCGTCTGGCCGACCGCTAAAGACGCTCGTCATCCAGGCGGTCGGCGGCACGCGCAGGACGATCGAGGAAGGGCGCGCCTGGGGTGCGGAGCAGCGCGCCGCGCTTGACGCGATGGCGACCGTTCCCATGCGGCTCGACGAACTCGTCATCGGCACGGTCTGCGGTGGCTCTGACGGCACAAGCGGCATCACCGGCAATCCCGCCGCTGGTCGCGCTTTCGACCAGCTTGTCGATGCCGGCGCCGCCTGCATCTTCGAGGAAACGGGTGAACTGATCGGCTGCGAGCACATCATGGCGGCGCGCGCCGCGACGCCCGATCTCGCGCGCGAGCTTGAAGGCTCCGTCGCCAAGGCCGCTCGATATTATGCGACGCTGGGCTACGGCTCCTTCGCCGTCGGCAATGCCGATGGCGGGCTTTCCACGATCGAAGAGAAATCGATGGGCGCCTACGCCAAGTCGGGCTCTTCAAAAATCTCGGGTCTGCTGAAGCCGGGCGATATTCCGCCGCGCGGCGGGCTCTATCTTCTCGACGTGGTGCCCGATGGCGAGGTGCGTTTCGGTTTCCCCAATATCAACGACAACGCCGAGATCGCGGAACTGATGGCCTGCGGTGCGCATGTGAATCTCTTCATCACCGGCCGCGGCTCCGTGGTCGGTTCGGCCATCTCACCCGTGATCAAGATCTGCGCCAATCCGGAAACTTATCGGCGCATGGAAGACGACATGGATGTCGATGCGGGCCGCATCCTGCAGGGACGCGCGACGCTCGATCAGGTCGGTTCCGAAATCGTCGATCTCATCGTCGGCCTCGGAAATGGCGCGCGCACCAAATCGGAAGCGATGGGCCACCAGGAATTCATCCTGACCTATAAAAGCTTCGAGCCGATTGGCCCGTCATGCCTGCCCGCCGCGTGA
- a CDS encoding sugar ABC transporter permease, whose translation MSTATVAQGPASFSGDAKKGGLSQWQIWGIILVVPYLAVFALFVIYPVFYAFWLAHSPESYVKLYDDPIFARAVVNTLVFIFVAINVKMVIALGLSGFFLNDRKWIRWLSVLFILPWAVPSIPTILSVRFMLNPEWGIINQTWFKLTFEDGPNWLNEPWLALTFAMLVHIWKSLPFWTLILLSGRMAISNDMYEAASVDGASTVQKFRFITWPSISQLYLTCALLSTIWTLGDFNSVYLLTGGGPADLTHVLATLGIRYLRLAEVDMSMATIVCALPIILPLVYFMMKRLSK comes from the coding sequence ATGTCGACCGCGACTGTCGCGCAAGGCCCCGCATCTTTCTCAGGCGACGCCAAAAAGGGCGGGCTGTCGCAATGGCAGATCTGGGGGATCATCCTTGTCGTCCCCTATCTCGCCGTCTTCGCGCTCTTCGTCATCTATCCCGTGTTTTACGCTTTCTGGCTGGCGCACAGCCCGGAGAGCTACGTCAAGCTTTATGACGATCCGATTTTCGCGCGCGCGGTCGTCAACACGCTCGTCTTCATCTTCGTCGCCATCAATGTGAAGATGGTGATTGCGCTCGGACTCTCCGGATTCTTTCTCAACGACCGGAAATGGATCCGCTGGCTTTCGGTGCTCTTCATTCTGCCCTGGGCGGTGCCGTCGATCCCGACGATCCTGTCAGTCAGATTCATGCTCAATCCGGAATGGGGCATCATCAACCAGACCTGGTTCAAGCTGACTTTCGAGGACGGCCCGAACTGGCTGAACGAACCATGGCTCGCGCTGACCTTCGCGATGCTCGTCCATATCTGGAAGTCGCTGCCGTTCTGGACGCTGATCCTGCTTTCGGGGCGCATGGCGATCTCGAACGACATGTATGAGGCGGCCTCGGTCGATGGCGCATCGACCGTGCAGAAATTCCGCTTCATCACCTGGCCATCGATCTCGCAGCTCTATCTCACCTGCGCGCTGCTCTCGACGATCTGGACGCTCGGCGATTTCAACAGCGTCTATCTCCTCACCGGCGGAGGACCCGCCGATCTCACCCATGTGCTGGCGACGCTCGGCATTCGCTATCTCCGCCTCGCGGAAGTCGACATGTCGATGGCGACGATCGTATGCGCGCTGCCGATCATCCTGCCGCTGGTCTATTTCATGATGAAGCGGCTTTCGAAATGA
- a CDS encoding LacI family DNA-binding transcriptional regulator yields MKKRGESRRPTLKDVAALAGVSPITVSRAIRDPSLVSASLRSRIASSIQQIDYTVDQNASALASSRTNVLAVMIPSITNAVFADVLRGAYDAVEDSHFQIQIANFRYSPEQEERMLRLFLSQKAAALILTGVDQTEAARALLRECGRPVVQIMDAAATPIDMAVGFSHFDAGRALAQRMLGLGYRRIGYIAARLDPRTLRRIAGYQDALAEIGVRDQTLIASTPASSSMALGRNLFRELHARRPDIDAVMANNDDLALGALFECQRSGLRVPDDIGVAGFNDLEAAAAVYPSLTTVSTPRYEIGRRAVEMAVAAIEGAPIPAKSIDLGFSVRIRESTRR; encoded by the coding sequence GTGAAAAAAAGGGGGGAGAGCCGCCGCCCGACGTTGAAGGACGTCGCGGCTCTGGCCGGCGTCAGTCCCATTACGGTGTCGCGCGCGATCCGGGACCCGTCGCTGGTGTCGGCGTCTCTGCGCAGTCGCATCGCGTCGAGCATTCAGCAAATCGACTATACGGTCGATCAAAACGCCAGCGCCCTCGCCTCGTCGCGAACGAACGTCCTTGCCGTGATGATTCCCTCCATCACCAACGCCGTTTTCGCCGATGTGCTGCGCGGCGCCTATGACGCGGTCGAAGATTCGCATTTCCAAATTCAGATCGCCAACTTCCGCTACTCGCCGGAGCAGGAAGAACGCATGCTGCGGCTGTTTCTCAGCCAGAAGGCCGCCGCCCTCATCCTCACCGGAGTCGATCAGACGGAGGCGGCGCGCGCTTTGCTGCGCGAATGCGGCCGCCCTGTCGTGCAGATCATGGACGCCGCAGCGACGCCGATCGACATGGCTGTCGGCTTTTCTCATTTCGACGCCGGGCGCGCGCTCGCGCAGCGTATGCTGGGGCTCGGCTATCGCCGCATTGGTTACATCGCCGCCCGCCTCGACCCGCGCACGCTGCGCCGCATCGCGGGCTATCAGGACGCGCTCGCCGAAATTGGCGTTCGCGATCAGACCCTGATCGCCTCGACGCCCGCCTCCTCCAGCATGGCGCTTGGCCGCAATCTCTTCCGCGAATTGCATGCGCGGCGGCCCGACATCGACGCCGTGATGGCGAACAATGACGATCTTGCGCTCGGCGCCCTGTTCGAATGCCAGCGCAGCGGCCTACGCGTGCCTGACGATATCGGGGTCGCAGGCTTCAACGACCTTGAGGCCGCGGCCGCCGTCTATCCCTCGCTGACCACTGTGAGCACCCCACGCTATGAGATCGGCAGGCGCGCCGTTGAGATGGCTGTCGCCGCCATCGAAGGCGCCCCCATTCCTGCGAAATCGATTGATCTCGGCTTCAGCGTTCGCATTCGCGAAAGCACGCGACGCTGA
- a CDS encoding RraA family protein — translation MTEDLTSRLRACYTGVVHDIMRGMGLRDFTFPPEIRPIMPEEPMAGPVFTIEGRVDPRADAHETLLAWTGLLSKAKPGHIWVAQPHDRIIANMGELSAETLKNKGVLGCFIDGLARDVEFLLKMRFQTWCSGFTPRDIVGYWLPKGFDVPIRIGDVVVEPGDYMVADRDGAVRIPRAIVEDVVTKAEEAVKTENKVRSAILSGVDPQEAYLKFGKF, via the coding sequence GTGACCGAGGATCTGACGAGCCGTCTGCGCGCCTGCTACACCGGCGTCGTCCATGACATCATGCGCGGCATGGGCCTGCGCGACTTCACCTTTCCGCCCGAGATCAGGCCGATTATGCCGGAGGAGCCGATGGCCGGACCGGTCTTCACGATCGAGGGCCGGGTCGATCCGCGCGCCGACGCGCATGAAACGCTTCTCGCCTGGACCGGGCTGCTGTCGAAAGCGAAGCCAGGCCATATCTGGGTCGCGCAGCCGCATGATCGTATCATCGCCAACATGGGCGAGCTTTCGGCGGAAACCTTGAAGAACAAGGGCGTGCTTGGCTGCTTCATCGACGGGCTCGCGCGCGACGTCGAATTCCTGCTCAAGATGCGGTTTCAGACCTGGTGCAGCGGCTTCACGCCGCGCGACATCGTCGGCTACTGGCTGCCGAAGGGATTCGATGTTCCCATCCGCATCGGCGACGTGGTTGTCGAGCCCGGCGATTATATGGTCGCGGATCGCGACGGCGCGGTGCGCATTCCGCGCGCCATCGTCGAGGACGTCGTGACGAAAGCCGAAGAAGCGGTGAAGACCGAAAACAAGGTGCGCAGCGCCATCCTGTCCGGCGTCGATCCGCAGGAGGCCTATCTCAAATTCGGCAAGTTCTGA